The proteins below come from a single Methanothrix thermoacetophila PT genomic window:
- a CDS encoding sulfurtransferase: MKVKHHTETSHSLPVLLGSALALLLLTSAASSVGVVDIGDISQTDVIMYVSNDDPDHYIQGAIHVPRAEFVADGRLRSVRDICGILGSHGVTRNDSVVVYGSCMECGDPTYICWLLSYLGQEDVRVLDAESSEASMCEEPSTRPSANYTPELRPELLATYDYVMSGAAQLVDARSADEFRAAHIPGAVNIESSSVLSNGRLKNASELVPLFNLDHERPVVVYSLNGGQASLVWFALRSLGYDARLYTWMDWLDHQPELRMELSDLSAEVSPERAVVITARFSEISKNESLNLMGCVTCEPITIYTGGLSGSKSTGVRLGNYTSPGRKIVNVIGAADTGNSGPVAESFVDVLAVVTDSSDEEIERIMLHPESAYVYTGTWDASGVPGGVYNLSVELSAWGLTKRFEKRIAVELEAERYRKLGRF; this comes from the coding sequence ATGAAGGTAAAACATCACACGGAGACGTCACACAGCCTCCCTGTCCTGCTCGGAAGTGCACTTGCGCTGCTGCTTCTGACATCAGCGGCGTCCTCTGTGGGTGTGGTCGATATCGGTGACATCTCACAGACTGATGTGATCATGTATGTGAGCAATGATGATCCAGATCACTACATTCAGGGCGCGATACATGTTCCGCGCGCGGAGTTCGTCGCCGACGGCAGGCTGCGCTCTGTGAGGGATATCTGCGGGATACTAGGATCTCATGGCGTAACAAGAAATGATTCCGTAGTCGTCTACGGGAGCTGCATGGAGTGCGGCGATCCGACATACATCTGCTGGCTTCTGAGCTACCTGGGGCAGGAGGATGTCAGGGTGCTGGATGCAGAGAGCAGCGAGGCAAGTATGTGTGAAGAGCCGTCGACCAGACCTTCAGCAAACTACACCCCTGAGCTGAGGCCGGAGCTGCTCGCCACGTATGATTACGTGATGAGTGGCGCTGCGCAGCTCGTGGACGCCAGAAGTGCAGATGAGTTTAGGGCGGCGCATATTCCAGGAGCGGTGAACATAGAATCGTCGTCTGTCCTGAGCAATGGGAGATTGAAGAACGCGAGCGAGCTCGTTCCACTTTTCAATCTCGACCACGAAAGACCTGTGGTCGTTTACAGCCTGAATGGCGGACAGGCATCTCTCGTCTGGTTTGCCCTCCGGAGCTTGGGGTACGATGCGAGGCTCTACACATGGATGGACTGGCTTGACCACCAGCCAGAGCTCAGGATGGAGCTATCAGATCTCAGCGCAGAGGTGAGCCCGGAGCGAGCGGTCGTGATAACCGCCAGGTTCTCTGAAATCAGTAAAAATGAGAGTCTTAACTTGATGGGGTGTGTAACATGCGAGCCAATAACGATCTACACAGGTGGACTCAGCGGGAGTAAGAGCACCGGTGTGAGGCTTGGGAACTACACATCTCCTGGGAGGAAGATCGTGAACGTGATTGGAGCTGCGGATACAGGGAATTCAGGTCCGGTGGCGGAGTCCTTTGTCGATGTCCTGGCCGTTGTGACAGACAGCTCTGACGAAGAGATTGAAAGGATCATGCTGCATCCAGAATCAGCATATGTTTACACAGGCACATGGGACGCATCTGGCGTTCCTGGAGGGGTATACAACCTGAGCGTCGAGCTCTCAGCGTGGGGGCTCACCAAGCGCTTCGAGAAACGCATCGCAGTGGAGTTAGAGGCTGAGAGGTACAGGAAGCTCGGAAGATTCTGA
- a CDS encoding sulfurtransferase: MREYPYPSKSDVRWISPDWLDENMDDVRIIDVQPNVHDYIMGHIPGAVYMNEGILRVARGRQPASFVPPESIESVFSSMGISRDVPVVVYSGPGVYSRCAAGIGDGLEQTMVAYALIRFGHQMVHILDGGIEGWMESGRKLTKEFPDVLESRFRAEIRCEHFVGMYELRSMMEGEDIILFDARPTPSYEGQAMWIKPGHIPGAHSLPWRNLMTEKNSRLLRSDVELRSMISGFDLDNKKIIVYCGTGREATNEYLFFKYYLGHPDVRIYEGSFTEWSSYQENPTVTGPNPR; this comes from the coding sequence ATGAGAGAGTATCCGTATCCATCAAAAAGCGATGTCAGATGGATATCTCCAGACTGGCTGGATGAGAATATGGATGACGTGCGAATAATCGATGTCCAGCCGAACGTGCACGACTACATAATGGGCCACATCCCGGGGGCCGTTTACATGAATGAGGGGATTCTCAGGGTCGCACGCGGGAGACAGCCGGCCAGCTTCGTGCCTCCAGAGTCGATAGAGTCTGTGTTCAGCAGCATGGGGATATCCAGAGATGTGCCGGTGGTTGTTTACAGCGGCCCGGGCGTTTACAGCAGATGTGCCGCGGGGATAGGCGACGGCCTGGAGCAGACAATGGTCGCGTATGCGCTCATCCGCTTCGGCCACCAGATGGTGCACATCCTAGACGGCGGAATAGAGGGATGGATGGAGTCCGGACGGAAGCTGACAAAGGAATTTCCCGATGTCTTGGAGAGCAGATTCAGAGCTGAGATAAGATGCGAGCACTTCGTGGGGATGTATGAGCTGAGAAGCATGATGGAGGGGGAGGATATTATATTATTCGATGCAAGGCCAACACCATCGTATGAGGGTCAGGCGATGTGGATCAAGCCCGGGCACATCCCTGGCGCACACAGTCTTCCGTGGAGGAACCTTATGACGGAGAAGAACAGCCGTCTTCTCAGGAGCGATGTGGAGCTGAGATCTATGATCAGCGGCTTCGACCTGGATAACAAAAAGATAATCGTATACTGCGGGACTGGCCGGGAGGCTACAAACGAGTATCTGTTCTTCAAATACTATCTTGGACATCCAGATGTCAGGATCTACGAGGGCTCATTCACGGAGTGGTCTTCATATCAGGAGAACCCGACGGTCACAGGCCCGAATCCAAGGTGA
- a CDS encoding thioredoxin family protein has translation MKIEVLGTGCAKCKGLENNVRQAVKEMGIDAEIVKVDSIMEIMDRGVMMTPALCIDGETVAVGRVLSVEEIKGLLKG, from the coding sequence TTGAAGATAGAGGTTCTCGGCACAGGATGTGCCAAATGCAAGGGCCTGGAGAACAATGTGCGCCAGGCTGTTAAGGAGATGGGCATAGACGCGGAGATAGTCAAGGTCGACAGCATTATGGAGATCATGGATCGCGGGGTGATGATGACCCCGGCGCTGTGCATCGACGGAGAGACGGTTGCCGTTGGGCGTGTTCTGAGCGTGGAAGAGATCAAGGGCCTGCTGAAGGGGTAG
- a CDS encoding MBL fold metallo-hydrolase yields the protein MLFERIVSEGLAHYSYIVGDYGSAIVIDPRLDCDVYVDIASRNKMRITDILETHRNEDYVTGSVELSALTGASVWHADPELDYRYGAPAREGQVWKIGAWQIEAMPAPGHTLGSMAYVLKDHAGVPHAVFTGDAMFAGDVGRVDLLGMDRAEELAGMLYESIFQRILPLGDGVLLCPAHGPGSACGSAITDRPWTTVGMERLHNPKLRAGSRNEFIRSVALELERPPYFRRMEDLNLKGHRLKRRAISPLTPEEVAEALDECVIVDTRSDVAYGGAHIPGSQFIWADGLAALAGWYLSYDKPVILVGDEIERASRTLMRMGYDEISGYLGGGMLAWHMAGHESSSIRTVTVQELCRHLDQGGQAWILDVRSEEEVSKESITGAHHIHVTQLPRRMDEVSKEKAVYVFCGSGMRSMVAASFLRRHGWRNLAVVLGGLSGWKSVTCPVVRQV from the coding sequence ATGCTCTTTGAGAGGATCGTCTCCGAGGGTCTGGCGCACTACTCATACATCGTGGGTGACTATGGGAGCGCAATCGTCATAGATCCGAGGCTTGACTGTGATGTCTATGTGGACATCGCTTCCAGAAATAAGATGCGCATAACAGACATTTTGGAGACGCATAGAAATGAGGACTACGTCACAGGCTCTGTCGAGCTCTCCGCTCTGACAGGAGCATCCGTCTGGCATGCAGATCCTGAGCTCGATTACAGGTATGGTGCGCCCGCCAGAGAGGGGCAGGTATGGAAAATAGGCGCCTGGCAGATCGAGGCAATGCCAGCGCCAGGACACACGCTCGGCTCAATGGCTTATGTTCTGAAGGATCACGCCGGAGTCCCGCACGCGGTCTTCACCGGAGATGCGATGTTTGCGGGAGATGTCGGGCGCGTGGATCTCCTCGGGATGGACCGCGCAGAGGAGCTTGCAGGCATGCTCTACGAGAGCATCTTTCAGAGAATACTCCCGCTAGGTGATGGTGTCCTGCTGTGCCCGGCGCATGGCCCGGGCTCAGCATGCGGATCTGCGATAACCGACCGCCCCTGGACGACGGTAGGTATGGAGCGACTCCACAACCCGAAGCTGAGAGCAGGGAGCAGGAACGAGTTCATCAGAAGTGTTGCGCTGGAGCTCGAGCGACCCCCGTACTTCCGGCGGATGGAGGATCTGAACTTAAAAGGTCACAGGCTCAAGAGACGCGCCATCTCTCCCCTCACCCCTGAGGAGGTCGCAGAGGCTCTCGATGAGTGTGTGATTGTAGACACACGATCTGATGTGGCATATGGCGGGGCCCACATACCCGGATCGCAGTTCATATGGGCTGACGGGCTGGCTGCGCTTGCAGGATGGTATCTCTCATATGATAAGCCGGTGATACTGGTGGGCGATGAGATCGAGAGGGCGAGCAGAACTCTGATGAGAATGGGGTATGACGAGATCTCCGGATACCTTGGAGGAGGAATGCTGGCCTGGCACATGGCCGGCCACGAGAGCAGCTCAATAAGAACCGTGACCGTCCAGGAGCTCTGCAGGCATCTGGATCAGGGTGGACAGGCATGGATACTGGATGTGAGATCGGAGGAGGAGGTCTCCAAGGAGAGCATAACAGGAGCACATCACATCCACGTCACGCAGCTGCCCCGAAGGATGGATGAAGTGTCCAAGGAGAAAGCGGTATACGTATTCTGCGGCAGCGGCATGCGCTCCATGGTGGCGGCATCGTTCCTCAGGAGACATGGCTGGAGAAACCTGGCGGTTGTCCTCGGAGGTCTGTCGGGCTGGAAGAGCGTGACGTGCCCTGTTGTAAGGCAGGTGTGA
- the larE gene encoding ATP-dependent sacrificial sulfur transferase LarE has protein sequence MCVVAEKLDLLREIIAFKESMLVSFSGGVDSSLLAAISRDVLGDGAVAVILDSPLMPRRELEHATSVAQLLGIRCIVAVHDVFELESVIENSPERCYHCKKSSAGILKKLANSLGISCVADGVNTTDYEDFRPGIRASDEEGICHPFVDAGISKSDIREIARSIGLDFWNRPSSACLASRIPYGVRITPQLLKRVELAEDALKAIGLSQIRVRAHGDLARIEVQQSEIQQVVRHRDGIVNALKELGFAYITLDLEGYRSGSMNAGMQIHKRISDQDVSTYMD, from the coding sequence ATGTGCGTCGTGGCTGAGAAGCTTGACCTGCTCAGAGAGATAATCGCCTTTAAGGAGAGCATGCTCGTATCTTTCTCAGGAGGGGTTGACAGCAGCCTGCTCGCTGCGATCTCCAGAGATGTTCTCGGAGATGGAGCGGTGGCTGTGATCCTGGACTCCCCGCTTATGCCGAGAAGGGAACTCGAGCATGCGACGTCTGTTGCTCAGCTTCTGGGGATCAGGTGCATCGTGGCCGTGCATGATGTTTTTGAGTTAGAGAGCGTCATTGAGAACAGCCCTGAGAGGTGCTATCATTGCAAGAAATCCTCTGCGGGAATTCTCAAGAAGCTCGCGAACTCTCTCGGCATCAGCTGTGTGGCCGATGGAGTCAACACCACAGACTACGAGGATTTCCGCCCTGGAATACGGGCGTCCGATGAGGAGGGCATATGCCACCCCTTTGTTGATGCTGGCATATCTAAATCCGATATCAGGGAGATCGCAAGATCCATCGGGCTCGATTTCTGGAACAGACCATCATCTGCATGCCTCGCATCAAGGATTCCATACGGTGTGCGCATAACTCCACAACTGCTTAAAAGAGTGGAGCTGGCAGAGGATGCGCTTAAGGCTATCGGCCTCTCTCAGATCCGCGTGAGGGCACATGGCGATCTCGCCAGGATAGAGGTTCAGCAGTCTGAGATCCAGCAGGTTGTGAGACACAGGGATGGCATAGTGAATGCGCTCAAAGAGCTGGGATTTGCATACATCACACTCGATCTGGAGGGATACAGGAGTGGAAGCATGAATGCTGGCATGCAGATTCACAAGCGGATTTCAGATCAGGACGTATCAACGTATATGGATTGA
- a CDS encoding putative zinc-binding protein, translating to MAESCLCEARRAIFTCAGGSNVGQLANAAGRELTAQGYGRISCLAGITASIRGITASAQGADAIISIDGCSLECCRKSLEGCGFQPDVHVVITELGVKKSPDLSISEEELRSVVDAIKERMK from the coding sequence ATGGCAGAGAGTTGCCTATGCGAGGCCAGACGCGCTATATTCACATGCGCTGGCGGCTCGAACGTCGGCCAGCTCGCGAATGCCGCTGGCAGGGAGCTGACCGCACAGGGATACGGCAGGATATCATGCCTGGCCGGGATAACAGCCAGCATCAGAGGGATAACAGCCTCTGCGCAGGGTGCAGATGCAATCATCTCCATAGACGGATGCTCCCTGGAATGCTGTCGTAAGAGCCTGGAAGGATGCGGATTTCAGCCGGATGTGCATGTCGTGATAACAGAGCTGGGTGTCAAGAAATCCCCTGATCTGTCGATCAGCGAGGAGGAGCTCAGAAGCGTCGTCGATGCGATAAAGGAGCGTATGAAGTAG
- the corA gene encoding magnesium/cobalt transporter CorA has product MQDLAARKVSKIDLDPMELIERYEPRGAPEKARITVIDYDEVQFQEEEVKSVEECAPYRYKPTVTWIKVNGIRDTETMEKLGKIFDIHPLTIEDIITGQRPKMEDFGEYIFIVLRVFYYDRIANEITSEQFSLIFSSNFVITFEESGGDVFKLIKERIKNEKGKIRRRGTDYLAYVLLDAIVDNYFYILERLGDRIELLETVLVEEPSEENLREIYELKSSMIFLRKSVWPLREVITRLERGDSPLIHEETIIYLRDVYDHTIQVIDNIEIMRDMLSEMVSIHLSSASNELNNTIKILTSITIIFMLPTLIASIYGMNFRYMPELEWRYGYFATLILMASAVVTTVLYFKRKDWL; this is encoded by the coding sequence ATGCAGGACCTGGCAGCCAGAAAGGTTAGCAAGATAGACCTCGATCCCATGGAGCTCATCGAGCGGTACGAGCCACGCGGCGCGCCGGAGAAGGCCAGGATCACTGTCATCGATTACGATGAGGTCCAGTTCCAGGAGGAAGAGGTCAAGAGCGTCGAAGAGTGCGCACCATACAGATACAAGCCTACCGTCACGTGGATCAAGGTAAATGGGATTCGCGACACCGAGACTATGGAGAAGCTCGGCAAGATATTCGACATACATCCGCTCACAATCGAGGATATCATAACAGGCCAGCGACCCAAGATGGAGGATTTCGGTGAGTATATTTTCATAGTTCTGCGTGTCTTTTACTACGACAGGATCGCGAATGAGATAACCTCTGAGCAGTTCAGCCTGATCTTCAGCTCCAATTTTGTGATAACCTTTGAGGAGAGCGGGGGCGATGTGTTCAAGCTCATCAAGGAGAGGATAAAGAACGAAAAGGGAAAGATCAGAAGGAGAGGCACAGACTATCTCGCGTATGTGCTCCTTGATGCGATTGTAGATAATTACTTCTACATACTGGAGCGGCTTGGTGACAGGATAGAGCTGCTCGAGACTGTGCTCGTGGAAGAGCCATCTGAGGAGAACCTGAGGGAGATCTACGAGCTCAAGAGCTCCATGATATTCCTCAGAAAGTCAGTCTGGCCACTCAGAGAGGTCATAACGAGGCTCGAGCGAGGCGATTCGCCATTAATACATGAGGAGACCATAATTTACCTTAGGGACGTTTATGATCACACAATACAGGTTATCGATAACATCGAGATAATGCGTGATATGCTCTCTGAGATGGTCTCCATACATCTGTCCAGCGCGAGCAACGAGCTGAACAACACAATAAAAATCCTTACATCAATAACAATTATATTCATGCTGCCAACACTGATCGCTAGCATTTACGGTATGAACTTCAGATATATGCCCGAGCTTGAGTGGAGGTACGGCTACTTCGCCACGCTGATCCTCATGGCATCGGCTGTCGTGACCACAGTATTATACTTCAAGAGGAAAGACTGGCTTTGA
- a CDS encoding PUA domain-containing protein, giving the protein MINLARMLADIQFGRGAGAALFPDDTTFQLSSTQRLRYLISGNERIATVRARDSHLTLSMLGAKRLHVAFSHPRLRVVASPDAVPFVSAGKNLFARHVLYADPEIRAGDEVLVVDENDRLIATGRTVLAPDEMLQIKRGVAVSVRYGVEENVRRG; this is encoded by the coding sequence ATGATCAACCTTGCCAGGATGCTTGCAGATATTCAGTTTGGGCGGGGAGCTGGAGCAGCTCTTTTTCCTGACGATACAACATTCCAGCTGTCCAGCACGCAGAGGCTCAGATACCTTATATCAGGGAATGAGAGGATTGCGACCGTCCGTGCGCGGGACTCGCATCTCACGCTGAGCATGCTCGGCGCCAAGAGGCTGCACGTGGCGTTCTCTCATCCAAGACTGAGGGTGGTCGCCTCTCCCGATGCTGTGCCTTTTGTCTCCGCTGGAAAGAACCTCTTCGCGAGGCATGTACTGTATGCAGACCCTGAGATAAGAGCGGGTGATGAGGTACTGGTCGTTGATGAGAATGACAGGCTGATCGCCACTGGGAGAACGGTTCTGGCGCCGGATGAGATGCTTCAAATAAAGAGGGGTGTGGCAGTTTCGGTGAGATATGGAGTAGAGGAGAATGTGCGTCGTGGCTGA